The proteins below come from a single Methanolobus chelungpuianus genomic window:
- a CDS encoding tetrahydromethanopterin S-methyltransferase subunit F, whose amino-acid sequence MAEEEYGKGVPTVINPQMGPIESVIEDIRYRAQLIARNQKLDSGVSATGVSGFIAGFVFILFIVVILPMFIWQVMI is encoded by the coding sequence ATGGCAGAAGAAGAATATGGAAAAGGAGTACCGACGGTCATTAATCCACAGATGGGACCCATCGAGTCCGTCATAGAGGACATCCGCTACAGAGCTCAGCTGATAGCCAGGAACCAGAAACTGGATTCAGGAGTATCTGCAACAGGTGTGTCTGGATTCATAGCCGGTTTTGTCTTCATACTGTTCATAGTAGTCATACTTCCGATGTTTATCTGGCAGGTGATGATATGA
- the mtrC gene encoding tetrahydromethanopterin S-methyltransferase subunit MtrC, translating to MSVGGGGGGAHAAIPQNNLIAFGVIGGLIGIYAAYFLTDIIGPSMSFLGALGALCGIVWGAAAVRRVANYGLGTGVPSIGMLALGIGIIAATFGLAVGGIAGPVIAVIFASLIGLVVGILANKVLNMGIPIMVQSMTEIAAAGAITIIGLSTSMIGTFMFFDEVVNGVVVAQGVATGVMTTGYIAVIFIAGGLAILHPYNANLGPDEKQDRTLACAFEKGAIAMITAGIVATITPFASGSLTILIGVAIWYISFSGFYKRVKRDAYRVTGTGLLPSKEELE from the coding sequence ATGTCAGTAGGCGGAGGAGGCGGAGGAGCCCACGCGGCAATTCCCCAGAACAACTTGATAGCCTTCGGAGTAATAGGCGGCCTTATAGGAATATACGCAGCTTACTTCCTGACTGACATTATAGGACCATCCATGTCATTCCTGGGAGCCCTTGGTGCCCTATGCGGTATCGTGTGGGGCGCTGCAGCAGTCAGAAGGGTTGCAAATTACGGCCTTGGTACCGGCGTACCTTCCATCGGTATGCTTGCACTTGGTATAGGCATAATAGCAGCAACATTCGGTCTTGCAGTCGGTGGAATAGCCGGTCCTGTAATTGCAGTTATTTTCGCATCCCTGATAGGGCTTGTAGTAGGCATCCTTGCAAACAAGGTGCTCAATATGGGCATACCCATAATGGTGCAGTCAATGACAGAGATCGCGGCAGCTGGTGCCATTACCATTATCGGCCTCAGCACTTCCATGATCGGTACGTTCATGTTCTTTGACGAGGTAGTCAATGGCGTGGTCGTTGCACAGGGAGTAGCCACCGGAGTCATGACAACAGGATACATAGCAGTTATTTTCATTGCAGGCGGACTTGCAATTCTGCACCCGTACAATGCAAACCTCGGACCTGATGAAAAACAGGACCGCACACTTGCATGTGCTTTCGAGAAGGGTGCGATAGCAATGATCACTGCAGGAATAGTCGCCACCATTACACCATTTGCATCAGGCTCACTTACAATCCTCATAGGAGTTGCCATATGGTACATATCCTTCAGCGGGTTCTACAAGCGTGTTAAGAGAGATGCATACAGGGTAACAGGTACAGGGCTTCTGCCATCCAAGGAGGAACTGGAATGA
- the mtrG gene encoding tetrahydromethanopterin S-methyltransferase subunit MtrG encodes MSNASDKVPSVVVDPADFSAVLDRLNKIDEKVEFVNSEISQRIGKKVGRDIGILYGAVAGILIFLVYVLFIAPYLASLGIRI; translated from the coding sequence ATGAGCAATGCAAGTGATAAGGTACCAAGCGTTGTAGTCGATCCTGCAGATTTCAGTGCTGTGCTCGACAGGCTCAACAAGATCGATGAGAAGGTAGAGTTCGTAAACAGTGAGATCTCACAGCGTATCGGTAAGAAAGTAGGCAGAGACATAGGCATATTGTACGGAGCAGTAGCCGGGATACTCATATTCCTGGTATATGTTCTGTTCATAGCACCGTACCTGGCAAGCCTAGGGATAAGGATCTAA
- a CDS encoding cofactor-independent phosphoglycerate mutase, which translates to MKYVVLIGDGMADEPLEELSGKTVLQKANTPNMDYIVRNGRAGLARTVPEGLHPGSDVANMSIIGYDPRKYYSGRAPLEAASMGIKVEGDDVAFRCNLITIKDGLIADYSSGHITNAEAKELIEAVDKELGSEAFSFYPGISYRHLLVSKGALGAETLCTPPHDVIDQDRLLHMPKGKDNEVMSRLIEASMPVLEKHPVNEKRIREGKNPGNSIWLWGQGFAPAFPLFSELYGLRGAIISAVDLVNGIGIYAGLDVIQVPGATGYLDTNYKGKGEYAMKALDDHDFVFVHVEAPDEAGHMGNMKAKIQAIEDFDEKVVGTVLKAALDYPEDVTIMVLPDHPTPVALRTHTSAPIPFAVFSTAEKQPDAAQAFDEESVKNGSFGTVYAADLIGMLIRSGQQT; encoded by the coding sequence ATGAAATATGTAGTACTTATCGGAGACGGCATGGCTGATGAACCCCTTGAGGAACTGAGCGGAAAGACAGTCCTCCAGAAAGCCAACACACCAAACATGGATTATATAGTAAGGAACGGGCGTGCAGGGCTGGCCCGGACAGTGCCTGAAGGACTGCATCCCGGCAGTGATGTTGCCAATATGTCCATCATAGGCTACGATCCGAGAAAATACTACTCCGGCAGGGCACCCCTGGAAGCCGCAAGCATGGGTATCAAAGTTGAAGGAGATGACGTGGCCTTCAGGTGCAATCTCATTACAATAAAGGACGGCCTCATAGCAGATTACAGTTCGGGACATATCACAAACGCCGAGGCAAAGGAGCTTATCGAGGCCGTTGACAAAGAGCTTGGCAGCGAAGCCTTCAGTTTCTATCCCGGGATCAGCTATCGTCACCTGCTGGTGAGCAAGGGTGCGCTTGGAGCTGAGACACTATGTACACCCCCGCATGATGTCATAGACCAGGACAGGCTTCTTCACATGCCAAAGGGAAAGGACAATGAGGTCATGAGCAGGCTCATCGAGGCATCCATGCCGGTACTGGAGAAGCATCCGGTCAATGAGAAGAGGATAAGGGAAGGCAAAAACCCCGGGAACTCCATCTGGCTCTGGGGCCAGGGATTCGCACCGGCATTCCCTCTTTTCAGCGAGCTCTACGGGCTCAGGGGAGCCATAATATCGGCTGTGGACCTTGTGAACGGAATAGGCATATATGCAGGGCTCGACGTGATACAGGTCCCGGGAGCCACAGGCTATCTCGATACCAATTACAAGGGTAAGGGCGAGTACGCAATGAAGGCCCTGGATGACCATGACTTCGTGTTTGTGCATGTGGAGGCGCCGGACGAGGCAGGCCATATGGGTAATATGAAAGCCAAGATACAGGCTATAGAGGATTTTGATGAGAAGGTTGTAGGCACGGTCCTGAAAGCGGCCCTGGATTATCCGGAGGATGTAACTATAATGGTGCTGCCGGACCATCCGACACCTGTTGCCCTGAGAACGCACACATCGGCCCCGATACCCTTTGCAGTCTTCTCCACGGCAGAGAAACAGCCGGATGCTGCACAGGCATTTGATGAGGAGTCGGTAAAGAACGGATCTTTCGGCACAGTATATGCAGCAGACCTGATAGGAATGCTGATCAGATCCGGTCAGCAAACCTGA
- a CDS encoding VTT domain-containing protein — protein sequence MTSEDPILHSRNTALSSCDPGREKSRRIFLVIALAVVLWSVFLSLYDPVQIVKMLGVRNAYIFVFLLAMIGGVSLFTTTLFYTSLIAISFSGVDPVWLSLSASTGLLSGDLVIYHLSRTGSQCIPERYGSIVARLRRRTEKYSDGKMIILIFFYSMTPLPSDAISIVLGISSFPIRKMVLPLILGKSMLILVLMELAMLGYSYF from the coding sequence ATGACATCAGAGGACCCGATTTTGCATAGCCGCAATACAGCATTATCATCCTGTGACCCCGGAAGGGAGAAAAGCAGAAGGATATTTCTGGTGATCGCTCTTGCCGTAGTGCTATGGTCCGTATTCCTGTCTCTGTACGATCCTGTGCAGATAGTGAAGATGCTGGGAGTCCGCAATGCTTACATTTTCGTGTTCTTGCTCGCGATGATTGGCGGAGTGTCCCTGTTCACTACCACCCTGTTCTATACCTCGCTGATAGCAATATCCTTTAGCGGGGTCGATCCGGTCTGGCTTTCCCTGTCTGCAAGTACGGGCCTTCTCTCAGGGGATCTTGTAATATACCATCTGTCAAGAACGGGGAGCCAGTGCATTCCTGAAAGATACGGGAGCATCGTAGCCCGTCTGAGGAGGCGGACAGAGAAGTACAGCGATGGGAAAATGATCATACTGATCTTCTTCTACTCCATGACGCCACTCCCCAGTGATGCCATCTCGATAGTGCTCGGGATATCCTCCTTCCCGATAAGGAAAATGGTCCTTCCGTTGATCCTTGGCAAATCCATGCTTATACTGGTCCTCATGGAGCTTGCGATGCTTGGATACAGTTATTTCTGA
- a CDS encoding Hsp20/alpha crystallin family protein, whose protein sequence is MRFGLTKWSPSAVDRMDPFEEMRSMQDRLNQLFGESETGGGWMDIDTFRPLADIKEKENNIIVTTDLPGIDKKDVNIDIKGNRLWISANTQRESEEEKEGYLMKERSFKRFARSFSLPASVTEQGSTAKMEDGVLTITLPKAEEEEKHRIMIE, encoded by the coding sequence ATGAGATTTGGACTTACAAAGTGGAGCCCTTCTGCAGTTGACAGGATGGACCCGTTCGAGGAAATGAGAAGCATGCAGGATCGCCTGAACCAGCTCTTCGGTGAAAGCGAGACTGGCGGCGGATGGATGGACATAGATACATTCCGCCCTCTTGCCGATATCAAGGAAAAGGAGAATAACATTATTGTCACTACCGACCTTCCGGGAATCGATAAGAAAGATGTAAATATAGATATCAAGGGTAACAGGCTCTGGATCAGTGCCAATACCCAGAGGGAAAGTGAGGAAGAGAAGGAAGGATACCTCATGAAGGAACGCTCCTTCAAGAGATTTGCACGTTCCTTCAGCCTGCCTGCTTCAGTGACGGAGCAGGGTTCAACTGCGAAGATGGAAGACGGCGTGCTTACCATCACGCTCCCGAAAGCGGAAGAGGAAGAGAAGCACAGGATCATGATAGAATAA
- the mtrA gene encoding tetrahydromethanopterin S-methyltransferase subunit A, protein MVTKREAAPDWPILKGEYDVGNIKNCVAVITCGSHLASGPQLEAGAAITGPCKTENLGIEKVVAHIISNPNIRYLIVTGAEVKGHITGQAFLSLHRNGIKDNRIVGATGAIPYIENLTDAAIKRFQEQVEAIDFIGTEDMNAIVAKIKEYAAKDPGAFDADPLVIEVGGDKEEEGAEAGGLKPMAAELATIRNRILDIDREMMYIGNLNKFHSGVHAGKVEGIMIGLAITLTLLGMLLFGR, encoded by the coding sequence ATGGTTACAAAAAGAGAGGCAGCCCCTGACTGGCCAATACTCAAGGGAGAGTATGATGTCGGCAACATAAAGAACTGTGTCGCTGTCATCACCTGCGGTTCCCACCTTGCATCCGGACCTCAGCTGGAAGCCGGTGCGGCCATCACAGGTCCCTGTAAGACAGAGAACCTGGGTATTGAGAAGGTCGTTGCACACATCATCTCAAACCCCAACATCAGGTACCTGATAGTGACAGGTGCAGAGGTAAAAGGGCACATCACCGGACAGGCATTCCTGTCCCTGCACCGCAATGGTATAAAGGACAACAGGATAGTCGGTGCAACCGGCGCTATCCCCTACATTGAGAACCTCACCGATGCAGCTATCAAGAGATTCCAGGAACAGGTAGAGGCTATAGACTTTATTGGTACGGAGGATATGAATGCCATCGTTGCCAAGATCAAGGAATACGCTGCAAAGGACCCCGGAGCCTTTGATGCCGACCCGCTGGTGATCGAAGTCGGTGGAGACAAAGAGGAAGAAGGTGCAGAGGCTGGTGGACTTAAGCCAATGGCTGCCGAGCTGGCAACCATAAGGAACAGGATACTGGACATCGACAGGGAAATGATGTACATAGGTAACCTGAACAAGTTCCACTCCGGTGTACACGCAGGCAAGGTGGAAGGGATCATGATAGGTCTTGCCATCACCCTGACACTGCTTGGAATGTTGTTGTTCGGGAGGTAA
- a CDS encoding aspartate kinase — MRIVMKFGGTSVANGEKIRHVAELLKRYHQGGNEVIAVTSALSGVTDGLLNTANEVSVNGKVTQVKEFIADITKKHYDAINVAMDGETLRDQCIAAVDCRLDELEKALIGICYLGELTPRSIDYISSYGERLAAPIVSGSIRSVGINSVSLTGGEAGIVTDSNYGDAKPLEQSYSQIKEKLCPLLEDSIPVVTGFIAQNKQQIITTLGRSGSDFSASILGAAVNADEIWLWKEVDGIMTTDPKIVPEAQSIPLISYIEAMELSYFGAKVLHPRTIEPAITHRIPVRVKNTFDPEFEGTLIVAEQKQKEDVVKAVTLIKKVALINISGAGMMGTIGTAARVFSSLASEGVNIIMISQGSSEANMTLIVNEDHLERAVAAIRREFSNNVVGDVAYDRDVCVVAVVGAGMDGIPGVAGKVFNALGKAGINIIMISQGSSQHNISFAVSSDDAIEAVRVLHREFELDRQCRDQQ, encoded by the coding sequence ATGAGAATCGTAATGAAATTCGGCGGTACGTCGGTTGCAAACGGCGAGAAGATCCGTCACGTCGCAGAACTCCTGAAGAGGTATCATCAGGGCGGTAACGAAGTTATAGCAGTAACCTCGGCTCTTAGCGGTGTCACGGATGGCCTGCTCAACACGGCAAATGAGGTCTCTGTAAACGGAAAGGTCACCCAGGTCAAAGAATTCATAGCCGATATAACAAAGAAACATTACGATGCCATAAATGTGGCCATGGACGGCGAGACTCTACGGGACCAGTGTATCGCAGCGGTGGACTGTCGGCTGGACGAACTCGAGAAGGCCCTCATCGGCATATGCTACCTGGGCGAGCTCACGCCACGCTCCATTGATTACATCTCATCCTATGGTGAACGCCTTGCAGCTCCCATTGTAAGCGGCTCCATACGCTCCGTGGGAATAAACTCGGTCTCGTTGACCGGCGGTGAGGCGGGCATTGTCACTGATTCCAATTACGGCGATGCAAAGCCCCTCGAACAGAGCTATTCCCAGATAAAGGAAAAGCTGTGCCCCCTGCTTGAGGACTCCATACCAGTGGTCACGGGTTTCATTGCGCAGAACAAGCAGCAGATAATCACTACCTTGGGGCGCAGCGGTTCCGACTTCTCGGCATCCATTCTGGGCGCCGCAGTGAACGCTGACGAGATATGGCTCTGGAAGGAGGTCGACGGGATAATGACCACCGACCCCAAGATAGTCCCGGAGGCCCAGTCCATCCCGCTCATATCATATATAGAGGCAATGGAGCTCTCATATTTCGGGGCCAAGGTGCTCCACCCACGCACAATAGAGCCTGCTATCACGCACAGGATCCCCGTACGTGTGAAGAACACCTTCGATCCTGAGTTCGAAGGCACTCTTATCGTTGCCGAGCAGAAGCAGAAGGAAGACGTAGTAAAAGCCGTGACCCTGATCAAGAAGGTCGCCCTGATCAATATATCAGGTGCCGGCATGATGGGCACCATAGGCACTGCAGCAAGGGTCTTTTCCTCACTGGCCAGCGAGGGCGTTAATATTATAATGATCAGCCAGGGTTCCTCTGAGGCCAACATGACCCTGATCGTTAATGAGGACCATCTAGAGAGAGCGGTAGCGGCCATAAGGCGCGAGTTCAGCAACAATGTTGTCGGAGATGTGGCATATGACCGGGATGTCTGCGTAGTTGCAGTGGTAGGCGCAGGCATGGACGGCATTCCGGGTGTTGCGGGCAAGGTCTTCAATGCTCTTGGAAAGGCAGGCATCAATATTATCATGATCAGCCAGGGCTCTTCCCAGCACAACATATCTTTTGCTGTCAGCTCGGATGATGCTATTGAGGCTGTAAGGGTCCTACACAGGGAATTCGAACTGGACCGCCAATGCAGGGATCAACAATGA
- the mtrD gene encoding tetrahydromethanopterin S-methyltransferase subunit D, which translates to MITADFLNIILITLGGILISMGVHLIPVGGAPAAMAQATGVGTGTVQLAAGAGLTGLVTAGFMMNVTDSMALILASGTVGAMIMISVTMLVGQWIYVYGVGCPAASAKVKYDPITKDRQDLYVSQGTEGHGIPTASFISGVIGAALGGLGGSLIYYALLSIENGLPEADFVGIASIFAIGLFFVNAVIPSYNIGGTIEGFHDPKFKRFPKAVIASFVATFLAAIMGVVAIGGM; encoded by the coding sequence ATTATTACAGCAGATTTTCTTAATATAATTTTGATAACCCTCGGTGGTATACTTATTTCAATGGGTGTCCACTTGATACCTGTAGGTGGAGCCCCAGCAGCTATGGCGCAGGCAACCGGTGTAGGTACAGGTACAGTCCAGCTTGCTGCCGGAGCAGGCCTTACGGGGCTTGTGACTGCAGGATTCATGATGAACGTCACTGACAGCATGGCACTCATCCTTGCATCCGGCACAGTCGGTGCTATGATAATGATATCCGTCACAATGCTTGTCGGACAGTGGATCTACGTCTACGGCGTAGGTTGTCCTGCGGCATCCGCAAAGGTCAAGTACGACCCGATAACCAAGGACAGGCAGGATCTCTACGTATCACAGGGTACGGAGGGTCACGGCATACCCACTGCATCCTTCATCAGCGGTGTTATCGGCGCAGCACTTGGCGGACTCGGCGGATCCCTGATATATTACGCCCTGCTCAGCATTGAAAACGGGCTGCCCGAGGCGGATTTCGTCGGAATAGCAAGCATTTTCGCAATTGGTCTTTTCTTCGTTAATGCGGTCATCCCCTCATACAACATAGGAGGAACCATCGAAGGATTCCACGACCCGAAATTCAAGAGATTCCCGAAAGCTGTTATCGCATCCTTTGTTGCAACATTCCTGGCTGCGATCATGGGTGTAGTAGCTATTGGAGGTATGTAA
- the purM gene encoding phosphoribosylformylglycinamidine cyclo-ligase: protein MSDKHLTYAESGVDIEEEEKTIKALTKGMTYKRTGLGAPLTDIGHYAGLIDFGEYALALATDGVGSKVLIANEMKRWNTVGIDCIAMNVNDLLAIGAEPISFVDYLALEEHDEDFASQIGEGLRKGAEFSRMSIAGGETATLPDIINGFDLAGTCLGMVRKENIITGEKVRLGDAIVGIPSAGVHSNGYTLVRKIVENSSYSYHDPFPYNPSTTLGDELLIPTRIYMEILDVIKECDVHGLAHITGSGLLKLRRVTGLGFDFHDPLEPHDIFKFLQKEGNVDDLEMYRTFNMGMGFVIILPPEQAQKAASMTGGKIVGRIVESGIKVSGLVIV from the coding sequence ATGAGTGATAAACATCTAACCTATGCAGAGTCAGGAGTAGACATCGAAGAGGAAGAGAAGACCATCAAGGCCCTCACTAAGGGCATGACCTATAAGCGTACGGGACTCGGTGCGCCACTGACCGATATAGGTCACTATGCAGGTCTTATAGACTTCGGGGAATATGCACTGGCACTTGCCACCGACGGGGTCGGCTCCAAGGTTCTCATAGCCAACGAGATGAAGCGCTGGAACACGGTGGGCATCGACTGCATAGCAATGAATGTCAACGACCTGCTGGCAATAGGTGCTGAGCCCATATCTTTTGTGGACTATCTTGCCCTCGAAGAGCATGACGAGGATTTTGCATCCCAGATAGGTGAAGGCCTCAGGAAAGGAGCAGAGTTCTCCCGCATGTCCATCGCAGGCGGTGAAACAGCCACCCTGCCGGATATAATCAACGGCTTTGACCTTGCGGGCACATGCCTGGGAATGGTCAGGAAGGAGAACATCATTACCGGTGAAAAGGTCCGCCTGGGAGATGCCATTGTAGGCATACCCAGCGCAGGCGTCCACAGCAATGGGTACACCCTTGTCAGGAAGATCGTCGAGAACTCTTCGTATTCATACCATGATCCTTTCCCTTATAACCCGTCAACGACCCTGGGGGACGAACTGCTGATACCCACGCGCATCTATATGGAGATCCTTGATGTCATAAAGGAGTGCGACGTCCACGGGCTTGCTCACATAACGGGCAGCGGGCTTCTGAAACTCAGGCGTGTGACCGGCCTTGGATTTGATTTCCACGATCCTCTGGAGCCTCATGACATTTTCAAGTTCCTGCAGAAAGAAGGCAATGTCGATGACCTGGAAATGTACAGGACATTCAATATGGGAATGGGCTTTGTCATTATACTGCCTCCTGAACAGGCACAGAAGGCTGCTTCCATGACCGGGGGCAAGATCGTAGGCAGGATAGTGGAAAGTGGTATAAAGGTTTCCGGCCTAGTTATTGTATAG
- a CDS encoding tetrahydromethanopterin S-methyltransferase subunit B — MSMVHVAPEAHLVLDPLTSLLAAEREDIIAYSMDPIMAQLDELDKIAEDLINSLSPDRELLNSFPGRENTSMQAGFYGNAFYGIVVGLGVAGLLLLVMSALGGI, encoded by the coding sequence ATGAGCATGGTTCACGTTGCCCCAGAGGCACACCTCGTACTGGATCCACTCACATCTTTGCTTGCTGCAGAGAGAGAGGATATCATAGCATATTCAATGGATCCCATCATGGCACAGCTTGATGAACTGGATAAGATCGCAGAAGACCTGATAAACTCCCTTTCACCAGACAGGGAATTGCTCAACTCATTCCCGGGACGTGAGAACACATCCATGCAGGCAGGGTTCTATGGGAACGCCTTCTACGGTATTGTAGTTGGGCTGGGAGTTGCAGGACTGTTGCTTCTTGTGATGAGCGCACTTGGAGGCATATAA
- the mtrH gene encoding tetrahydromethanopterin S-methyltransferase subunit H yields the protein MFRFDKKQEVFEVGGVKFGGQPGEYPTVLVGTMFYNRHKIVTDEDKGVFDKAAADKLWQNIVDMGEVTGNPYVNQIVGETPEAIKKYIDWFVELDDKTPFLIDSSAGEVRAAAAEYVTEIGVAKRAIYNSINASVHADEITAIADSDINCSIVLAFNATDPSVKGKLEILETGGTGQSKGMLEIARECGITKPLIDVAATPLGAGAGASMRSVVAIKGHLGLPVGGGYHNMASAWDWMKNYKKKFETKEEKQAIYMPSDIGTNLVPQVLGSNFQLFGPIENTDKVFPATAMVDIMLAETAKELGLEVKDPNHPIFKLV from the coding sequence ATGTTCAGATTTGACAAGAAACAAGAAGTATTCGAGGTCGGAGGCGTCAAGTTCGGTGGACAGCCCGGCGAATATCCAACTGTGCTTGTAGGAACAATGTTCTACAACAGGCACAAGATCGTGACTGATGAAGACAAGGGTGTTTTCGACAAGGCTGCAGCAGACAAGCTCTGGCAGAACATTGTCGACATGGGAGAGGTCACAGGTAACCCATACGTCAACCAGATCGTGGGTGAGACACCAGAAGCTATCAAGAAGTACATCGACTGGTTCGTCGAGCTTGACGACAAGACACCATTCCTGATAGACTCCTCAGCAGGCGAGGTACGTGCAGCTGCAGCAGAGTATGTGACCGAGATTGGTGTAGCCAAGAGGGCCATCTACAACTCCATCAATGCCAGTGTCCACGCAGACGAGATCACAGCCATCGCAGACAGTGACATCAACTGTTCCATCGTCCTTGCATTCAATGCAACAGACCCCAGCGTAAAAGGAAAGCTTGAGATCCTCGAGACCGGCGGTACCGGACAGAGCAAGGGTATGCTTGAGATCGCAAGGGAATGCGGTATCACAAAGCCCCTTATCGACGTCGCTGCAACCCCTCTGGGAGCAGGTGCAGGCGCATCCATGAGATCCGTAGTAGCCATCAAGGGCCACCTCGGCCTGCCTGTAGGCGGTGGATACCACAACATGGCATCCGCATGGGACTGGATGAAGAACTACAAGAAGAAATTCGAGACAAAGGAAGAGAAGCAGGCAATCTACATGCCTTCAGATATCGGAACAAACCTTGTGCCACAGGTGCTCGGTTCAAACTTCCAGCTGTTCGGACCTATAGAGAACACCGACAAGGTATTCCCTGCAACAGCAATGGTCGATATCATGCTGGCTGAGACTGCAAAGGAACTTGGCCTCGAGGTCAAGGACCCGAACCACCCCATCTTCAAGCTGGTTTAA
- a CDS encoding coenzyme F420-0:L-glutamate ligase: protein MKMEAFTVENVPLIRAGDDIAAIICENAQLMDNDIIIIASTIVAKAEGRMFRLEDIVPGDEAGRIAHEHQTDPRFVQAVLDRSRDVLVEWPIFLVETKHGHVCIKAGIDASNVDSGFLADLPEDPDLSAANIGKRMEEITGRKISVIITDTNGRAFKIGQTGVAVGLYRIHPIRNWKGKKDLFGNILQITEESIADEIAGAANLLMGEGDGGYPVVVLRGLEMRSDDPASVKEMYRESGQDIIRKGLRSLNHP, encoded by the coding sequence TTGAAGATGGAAGCCTTTACTGTTGAGAACGTACCGCTTATCAGGGCGGGAGATGACATCGCCGCCATCATCTGTGAGAATGCGCAGCTCATGGACAATGATATTATCATTATTGCTTCAACAATAGTCGCAAAAGCCGAAGGCAGGATGTTCAGGCTCGAGGACATAGTACCCGGTGACGAGGCCGGGAGGATAGCACATGAACACCAGACGGACCCCCGCTTTGTACAGGCTGTGCTTGACAGGAGCCGCGACGTGCTGGTCGAGTGGCCCATATTCCTTGTTGAGACAAAGCACGGCCATGTCTGCATAAAGGCAGGTATCGATGCATCCAATGTTGACAGCGGATTCCTTGCAGACCTCCCGGAAGACCCCGACCTGAGTGCTGCAAACATCGGGAAGAGGATGGAGGAGATAACAGGCAGGAAGATCAGTGTCATCATAACCGATACCAACGGCAGGGCATTCAAGATAGGGCAGACAGGCGTTGCAGTGGGCCTTTACCGCATCCACCCCATCAGGAACTGGAAAGGGAAGAAAGACCTTTTCGGTAACATACTGCAGATAACGGAAGAATCGATCGCGGACGAGATCGCGGGCGCAGCTAACCTTCTCATGGGAGAAGGGGATGGTGGCTATCCTGTGGTCGTCCTCAGAGGACTTGAAATGCGCTCTGATGACCCGGCCTCCGTAAAAGAGATGTACAGGGAGAGCGGGCAGGATATTATCAGGAAAGGGCTGCGCAGCCTGAATCATCCCTAA
- a CDS encoding DUF1894 domain-containing protein, which translates to MACISDLPYEILLKGGTPAQCEALIRENSDEVYHVGGGYTIRGVILKGDNIPIGTKGNDLFFQYIKPCFGLFVLRLPDAADEVEKLRSKFGKK; encoded by the coding sequence ATGGCCTGTATAAGCGACCTGCCTTACGAGATCCTCCTGAAAGGGGGCACGCCCGCCCAGTGTGAAGCACTTATCAGGGAAAACTCTGACGAGGTATACCATGTAGGAGGCGGCTATACCATACGCGGAGTTATCCTTAAGGGAGACAATATCCCTATTGGCACAAAAGGAAATGATCTGTTCTTCCAGTATATCAAGCCCTGCTTCGGGCTCTTTGTCCTCAGACTGCCGGATGCGGCGGACGAGGTTGAGAAACTGCGTTCCAAGTTCGGGAAGAAGTGA